Below is a genomic region from Telmatobacter sp. DSM 110680.
CCCTGTTTTGACCGCCTCCAATCGCATAGGTTTTGTTGGCTCGGCAAGGGTGATGAACACGCCAATCCTCGCCTTCTCCCGATCTACGACATGAGCCAGGTCTCGAATCATTGAAACATTGATATTCTCGCCGCCCTTCACAGAAACAATCGCCTTCTCCGTTTCCTTCCCATCGGGCTTGAAATAGATGAAGCCGTCAATGCCGCTGTCCGCTCCCTTTTTCTTGCCGCCATACGGCACAGCATCCACCAGCGAGACAGCCCACCATTGGAACTGATATTTGTCCTGAGCGGCGAGAGCCTGAGCGCCGCCGATGTCTTTCGGCGTCCCGTGAATCTCGAACGAGACACCGGGAAAAGCATCTTTCAATCGTTTTTCAATCAGAGAAATTGCGAGGTGTGTAACGTCAATCCCTATCCATTGCCGTTTCAGTTTTTGAGCAGCGTGGATTGTTGTTCCACATCCACAGAACGGGTCTAAAACGGTATCGCCTTCGTTGCTTGATGATTCGATGATTCGCTCAAGAAGAGACAGGGGCTTCTGTGTGGGGTAACCGAGCCGTTCCTGTGCCTGTGAATTGATTGGAGAAATATCGTCCCATATATTGCCTATGGGCGTGCCGGGCATCTCATCAAGGTATCTCTTGACTCGGATTCTCCCGTCCTTGCTGGCAGGGAAGTACAACCTTCCTTCAGCGTCCATCTTCTTCATTGTTTCCAGAGAGACAGACCAGCCATTAGGATGGGGCTTGTAGCCTTTGTAGTCATAAGTCAGGTTCGGACGAGGGCCGGGACTTCGTAGGTCACGAGTTGTGTACCGCCGACCATCTGGCTCCAGCAGACTGTAATGCGACTCTAAGTAATCGTCCGAATATGCGGAGTGAGACCTGTGAAATGTTGAAATCTCCGACTTGGCATAAAACAGAATGACATCGCTTTGGTCTCCAAATCGCCTTCGAGCGTCGCTGTGAGCGCTTGTTCGCTTCCATATAATCTCATTGCGAAAGAAGTATGGACCAAATACAGCGTCAAGAAGAATTTTTAGGTAGTGGCTTGCCGTTGGGTCACAGTGTAGGTAAAGGCTGCCTGTTGGCTTCAACACACGATGTAATTCGACCAAGCGAACTGCCATCATGGTCAGATAGGCCATCATGTCGTTCTCTTTGAGGAATGAACGAAACGCTCTCAACATCTCAGCAACATCGCTGTTGCCGCTGTGAATCACTTCATCAAACGCTCGTTCGGCGTGATCATTCCAATGCCACGTATCTTCGAACGCCTCAATCTGTGCCTCTGATTTTTGACCGCTGTGTGCTTTGAAGAGCACGTTGTAATTCGCTTGGCTATTGAACGGCGGGTCGAGGTAAACGAGGTCAACGCTCTCAGTCGAAATGGACGCTCTCAGCACGTCCAGATTGTCGCCGTAATAAAGTTGGTTTGCCATTGGCCCCTGTTCTGAATGCTTTGTTGGACCAATGCTATCGTAGGGGTGAAGCAACGGCGTTGGGGGCCGCTACAAGGCGTTCACAGCTTGTCAATGAGGGAATCGTCGATCCCATCTCGGTAAACGCCAAATAGCCCGGTTTTCGTTTGATTTTGATAGGTTTTAGAGCAGTCAGAAGGACCGATCCACAGCGAAAAATTTTGAAAATGATGACGCTGACCCCGAATGTTTTGCTTTGTAAAAGGTCCGACTGATTCGAAAAGATTTATCTTTCGGTTTTACGTCAGGTTTCTCTGCTAAAAGTTTCACAAAACTTATACAAATCAATTATGTTCTTGTAAGAGTTTTATTTTCAGTTACTTGTATAGTGGAACCATCGAGTGGGAGTAATTTGCCATCAAGGCAGCCGCGCCTTCAGCGCCATTCTTGCTGCTGGCAATTACCTCAACTTTTGCCGCTGGGGTAGTGGCCATGGAGAGATGAGAGCTTCTTGGTACGAATGTGGTTTGTTCAGCGGCTTGCGTCGGATCTGAGTTTCGCGTGTCTATGGCGCGACAGAGGTTGTGCCGTGATACGGACCGGCGCTGGAGCTCGGGCGTGTATAGATCGCAAAGGTTATTGTGCCAACCATGATCAGGCCGAGCATACCTAGCCAAGTGAGTCCGGCCATGGTCTGAACGTCGGCTATGCGGGCTTCGACCTCGCGCATATTGCGGCCGGCAAGAACGTAGCCAGTATGAGGTCCGTTGACGCGCTGGATGACTGCGGCGATGCGAACGCCACCCGATCCGCGGACTGGCTGCCAGCTCAGACGTTCTTCTCCATTCTTGAGGACATTTTCGAAGACTCCGGGAGGCGGAGTGGGGATCGATCCGTTCAGCAGTCCTTGCGATGCGATGGGGTGGCGCTGTTCGTCGTAGACGATTACGAAGGGCGAGAGGCTTCGTGCCATGTCGATCTGTTGAGAAGCAGGAATAGCGTCTGCGGGGGTGACGCCTTGTTCGATACGTGCCGCGACGTCGCCAGCCAGCTGGATTTGCGGATCGTTAAGCCCGGAGCGTAACAGGTGCTGAGGGATCGCGTAGAGAGCGAGTGCGACCCCCGTGGCGATTCCGGCGAGAATGAGCGCGTTGAAGATGAGAGCGGGACGAGTGAGTGAATTGGGAAGCATGTCAATGTGCTCCTTGATCAGAGAAGTAACGAGGTCGCGAAAAATCAGCGGGATCAGTTTGTGTAGGGGGAATGTTTTATCGCTGAGAGCATCGCGCAAGGCCTGGCGCATCGCAGGCGCGTAGGTATCGCTGAATTCGGCTGGGTAGAGACGAAGTGCGCGTGCGTAGAGGCGTTCGATTTGACCGCCGTCCCGGCGAGGATTGATAGGCGGCGCGCTCACGAGCGGCCTCCGTTAGGGAGCAGGCCGAGGGAGCGGGCGGAAGTGACAGCGGCATCGAGGCGCCCGAGTTCCGCAGCGAGGACCGCGCGACCTTGAGTGGTGAGCCGGTAGTAGCGGCGGCGTTCATCGTCCTGCTTGTCGGATTCCTCTACAAGGCCATCGCGGATCATGCGGTCTACGGAGCCGTAGAGGGTTCCGGGGCCCATGGCTATGCCGCCGCCGCGAGGAGCGCGGGCGTCTTTCATCATGGCGTAGCCGTGTTTGTCGCCTTCCGCGAGGGAGAGAAGGATGGCAAGGACGGCAGGGGAGAGAGGGACTACGCGCTGAATTCCATTAGCCATGAGAGGAATATATATCCATAACGGATATATCCGCAAGGGGAATATTAATTCTTGCTAATTTCGGTGCGGAGTCACGCCGAGGCGGGGAGCTTATCGCCGTGATTTCCACGTCGAGAGCGCATTTGGGTGGAAGTCTGCTCAATTACAGTTGCTCGTATAAGGCCAGCGGGATGGCTGAATTTGCGCGATGCATTTTGAATTGAGGATGGAATGATGGAGAAGGCTTATCGGCCGCAGGAAGACATTGTGACGTTGATGATGCAGTTCGAGCAGGAAGTGAAAGTCGCACCGGAGTTGCCGGATGCGGGAACGCGGCTGCTGCGTGCGCGGCTGGTGTTTGAAGAGGCGCTGGAGTTTGTGCGGAGCTGCGGATGTACCGTGACGATGTCGGGATCGAGCGGAGATGGGCCCGCGGTGATTGACGGCATTCAGGTGGTGCTTGATCCGAACGGGACGCCGGATTTTACGGA
It encodes:
- a CDS encoding PadR family transcriptional regulator, which translates into the protein MANGIQRVVPLSPAVLAILLSLAEGDKHGYAMMKDARAPRGGGIAMGPGTLYGSVDRMIRDGLVEESDKQDDERRRYYRLTTQGRAVLAAELGRLDAAVTSARSLGLLPNGGRS
- a CDS encoding DNA methyltransferase — protein: MANQLYYGDNLDVLRASISTESVDLVYLDPPFNSQANYNVLFKAHSGQKSEAQIEAFEDTWHWNDHAERAFDEVIHSGNSDVAEMLRAFRSFLKENDMMAYLTMMAVRLVELHRVLKPTGSLYLHCDPTASHYLKILLDAVFGPYFFRNEIIWKRTSAHSDARRRFGDQSDVILFYAKSEISTFHRSHSAYSDDYLESHYSLLEPDGRRYTTRDLRSPGPRPNLTYDYKGYKPHPNGWSVSLETMKKMDAEGRLYFPASKDGRIRVKRYLDEMPGTPIGNIWDDISPINSQAQERLGYPTQKPLSLLERIIESSSNEGDTVLDPFCGCGTTIHAAQKLKRQWIGIDVTHLAISLIEKRLKDAFPGVSFEIHGTPKDIGGAQALAAQDKYQFQWWAVSLVDAVPYGGKKKGADSGIDGFIYFKPDGKETEKAIVSVKGGENINVSMIRDLAHVVDREKARIGVFITLAEPTKPMRLEAVKTGFYEMPYQKFPKIQILTIEELFAGKRPDIPLIDPSAFKKAAKDTATIAKQDRLF